The genome window GGAACATGCCGGGGAGCTGTTGCAGCGAAAGCCGGTTACTGCCGACGTACGTAGCTGTTTTGCGGGCGTGCGGCCTCTGTTGAAGGCTGCTCCGGGCGTGGCGACCGCAAAACTGTCCCGGGAGCATGGATTGACGGTATCGGACTCCGGGCTAGTGAGTATCAGCGGAGGCAAGTGGACGTCCTATCGGTTCATGGCCGAAGAGACGGTGGACTGTGCGGCTCGTCAGGGCGCGTTGGAGGCCCGTTCGTGCCGGACTCGCGACCTCCCGCTGCGCGCGGCGGAATGGATTCCGACCGAGTCTGCGTTGGACGGACCGCTTCATCCGCGTCTTCCCTATCGAGTGTTCGATGTGCTGCGGTCGATTGAGGTTGAGATGGCCCGTACGTTGGAGGATGTGCTGAGCCGCCGCACGCGCGCGCTTTTCTTGGATGTTGGAGCCAGTTTGGAGATGGCCGAACCCGTGGCGGAGATTCTTCGGAGCCGGCTGGTGAAGACCGAGGCGTGGAAACAGGATCAAGTGGCAACTTTTCGTGCGCTGGCGCGTCAATACCTACCGTAAGCTGAGAAGCATCCGCCCCGTATTAAGGTAGGGAGAGACCTTTTCGAGCCCATAACAGCTCCAGGCTTTCCTACCATAGAATCCCAAAGGGATTCCGCCTCAAAGCCCAGGGTTGGCGCGAAGCAGGAGCGCCTACCCTGGGTGAGTCGTTGATTTCTGGAAAACCCCATCGTGGGGTGCGCCTGGATCGCCAACACCCCCGAAACATCCGCAACCCACGATGGGGTTGTGAATTCTATGGCGTTTTCCCAGGGTAGCTCGTTCCTCGCAACCTTGGGCTTTGGGGCGCTATCCCGTTGGGATAGAGGTCCAAGATCTTCTGAACTTGTGGGTAATGCTTAGGTCGTGCCACCGCGGTCCATATAGAGAGGCTCCTCAGTCCGGTCCCCTTCCGCCCGCGTCTCTGCGCCCTTCCCGTCTCCGTGGTGCAATTCGGCTCCGCTTCCCTCAGCCCCGCCTTGTGACTGGACCGGGGCTGAGGTCCTGGCACACTGGTTTGCATGCTTTGGCGATCGCTTTGTTGCTTGCTGGTGGTGGGCTCTTACATCGAGGTTGCGGTCTGCGCTGCGACTGTTCCTCCGTCCCTAAAGAAATCTCATCCCTCCATGGCGGAGCTTCTTTCCAGTTCTCAGCCGAGTGACTGGCGACCGCTTGATCCGGAACACACCCTCTACCTCGAGTTGCCCTCCGGACGAGTGGTGATCGAGCTGACCCCCTGGTTCGCGACGGGCCATGTGGCCAACGTGAAGGCGCTCGTCCGAGAAGGCTACTTTGATGGATTGGCTATCATTCGAGCGCAGGAAAACTACGTGGTTCAGTGGGGCGATCCCAACGCTGAGAAGGCTGGCTCAGCACGGCCGATCCGTCGCGCGGCCAAGACGCTACCCCCCGAATTCGATCGAGCTTACGACCGCCGGGTCCCCTTTACTCGTTTGCCCGATGGGGATCTCTACGCTCCCGAGGTGGGTTTCACGGCGGGGTTTCCGGTGGCACGCGATCGTCGAAACGGGAAGATGTGGTTGATCCATACCTACGGCATGGTGGGGGCAGGACGGGATGTTCGGCCCGACAGTGGCGGCGGGGCGGAGCTGTATGTGGTGATCGGACAAGCGCCACGGCAGCTTGATCGCAACGTGACTTTGTTCGGACGTGTGATCCAAGGCATGGAGAAGCTCACAACGCTGCCGCGCGGAACGGGAGCAATGGGATTCTATGAGAAGGTCGAACAGCATGTTCCGATACGATCCATCCGAGTGGCGGCCGATGTGCCGTTAGGCGAACGAACGGCTCTGGAGGTTCTCCGCAGTGATACTCCCTTGTTCCAGGCGTTGATCGAGTCCCGCCGAAACCGCCGCGAGGAATGGTTTCAGCATGCCGCGGGCCGTATCGACATCAGCAATGTGCCCCTTCCCGTGCGCACCGTTCCTCTTCGGCCTTAGCGCGGCGGTGTTATGCGGGACAGCGGCTCGCGGTTTCGAGTTGCCAATGTCGGATGACTGCGCAGGATCTGCTCCATGAATTTCCCCTTACGATTGGCGCTCTTGAGTTTGTTGGGGTTGCTGAACCTCGGTTCTGCTGCTGACCGAGGTTCGGTTCAACGTCTCGAGCGTTCGATCTTTGGGCATCTTCCCGATGGAACGGCCGTCGACTTGTTTACGCTGCGCAACCGTCAGGGATGTGTGGCGCGGGTGATGGGCTATGGCGCGACCATTGTTGAGTTGAGCGTGCCCGATCGACATGGGCGAATGGGAAACATCGTGCTCGGAGCGCCTTCTCTGGAGTCGTATCTAAAGGGATTCAACGCGCCAGCCTCGGTGATCGGTCGGGTGGCCAATCGGATCCGCGGAGCCCGTTTCACTCTCGATGGAAGGGAGTATCGCCTGGCGGCGAACAACGGACCAAACCACATCCATGGTGGCAACCGGGGCTTTGCCAGTGTGGTTTGGAAGGGTAAGGCTCTTCCGGTGCGCCGGCATGAGGCTTCGGTCGAATTCGGGTACTTGAGTCGCGATGGGGAGGAGGGATATCCGGGCAATCTTCAGGTCTTTGTCACTTATACGTTAACTGACGCCAATGAATTTCGAATCGATTATCGCGCTACCACGGACAAGGCGACCCCGGTAAACCTCACCAATCACGCTTACTTCAACTTGGCGGGTAGGGGCGATGTATTCGACCATGAACTTTGGTTGTCGGCCGACACCTATACCGTGACGGATGAAGCCTTGATTCCCACCGGCGAAATTCGCTCCGTGCGCGGAACCCCCTTGGATTTCACCACCCCTGCCAAGGTTGGTTCCCGAATCCGGGAGCTGCCTTCCCATCTCAAAGGTTACGATCACAATTTCATCATTAAGCCAGCCCGGGGATCCCTAAGGCTGGCGGGGCGGGTGCGTGAGGCTAGCAGCGGACGCGTTCTGGAAGTTCGGACTACCGAGCCCGGTCTTCAGATCTACACCGGGAATCACCTGCAGAATGGGGCAATTTGTCTGGAAACTCAGCACTATGCAGATTCCGTGAATCAACCTGGCTTTCCCAGCACCATCCTGCGACCAGGCAAGCGGCTGCGCAGTTCTACAGTGTTCGCCTTCTCAGCCCCCTGACCACCCGGCCCGGGGGGCGACGGCGAGGCCCGAATCTCCCTTGAATCTCCCGTCCGGTGTATCGTCTGATCAAGGCTCGCTTCCCCGTTCTTACCCGGGGGGTGGATTTATTATGCTTAATCGACGTCACTTTTTTGGCAGGGGATCCGTGCTGGCGGCTTCGGCCGTCGGAGCCCCCTGGATTGCGCGTTCAGCGACCGAGCCGGCCCGACCCGGGCAACGGCCTCGCCATATCATTCACATCGTGAGCGACGGGATGAGTGCTGGAACGCTGAGTTGCGCCGACCAGCTGTCCTTGCGTCTTCGCGGCCGCGGTCTGACCTGGTTGAAGCTCTGCAATCAGCCGGGGTCTCATCTGGGCTTGATGGAGACCCGATCCCTCAACTCGCTCGTCACGGACTCGGCCGCGGCCTCGTCGAGCTGGGGGAGTGGGGTGCGGGTGAACAATGGGACCGTCAACCAATCCTCTAAGGATAAGCCTCTGAAGACCCTCTACGAGCTTTTCGCCCAGGCGGGCTGGAAACGAGGGTTGGTGACGACCGCCGAGATCACTCATGCCACTCCCGCTGGGTTCGCCACCTCCGTCAAGAAGCGGGGAATGGCTACCACCATCGCTTCACAGTATCTCCAACGGGAGATCGACGTGCTCCTCGGCGGGGGAGCCAAGTTCTTCGAGGCGAGCTATCGGCTCGACGGCAAGGACCTGTTTGGCGCCTTCGCGAAAGCGGGCTACCGGATCTTGCGAACTCCGGCGGAGCTGGCGGTGGCCCCCACCGATGCGCGTTGGCTGGGAACCTTCGCAGCCTCCCATCTTCCCTACGCCTTGGACCACATCCCGGATGCGAAGCTGCGAGCGGATGTCCCGACCCTGGCCACCATGACTGCCGCCGCCTTGCGTCGATTGGAGAAGGAGAACCATTTTATCCTGCAGGTCGAGGGCGCGCGCATCGATCATGCCTGCCACAACAACGACGCGGCCGCCGCACTGCACGACCAGATTGCGTTGGACGAGGCGATTGACGCGTGTGTGGAGTTCCAAAAACGGGTTCCTGACACCCTGCTGGTGCTCACGACCGATCACGGCAATGCCAACCTGGGTTTGAACGGAACTGGAGATTCGTACGCGGATAGCAGCAAGGTGTTTCAAAATCTCAAGGAGGTGAAAAGCTCCTTTGTAACCTTGCTTCGGCCGCTCAAGCGCCGCACAGCGGAAGAACCGCCGGAGAAGGAATTGGACGAGGAGGCTGAAAAGAAGAAGGAAGCTGCCAAATCCGCCACTGAAAAAGAACGTGAGGCCACCCGAAAGAAAAAGGAAGAGGAGAACGTGGCCACACCTACGGAGATTGTGGAGCTGGTTCAAGCCGCCACCGGCTATAAGATGCCCTACCGCAAGGCTGAACTGTTGCGTCTGCATCTTTCCAACGCCGGGGAAGCTCTCTACGATGTACGCAAATCGGATGTCAGC of Verrucomicrobiales bacterium contains these proteins:
- a CDS encoding peptidylprolyl isomerase — translated: MLWRSLCCLLVVGSYIEVAVCAATVPPSLKKSHPSMAELLSSSQPSDWRPLDPEHTLYLELPSGRVVIELTPWFATGHVANVKALVREGYFDGLAIIRAQENYVVQWGDPNAEKAGSARPIRRAAKTLPPEFDRAYDRRVPFTRLPDGDLYAPEVGFTAGFPVARDRRNGKMWLIHTYGMVGAGRDVRPDSGGGAELYVVIGQAPRQLDRNVTLFGRVIQGMEKLTTLPRGTGAMGFYEKVEQHVPIRSIRVAADVPLGERTALEVLRSDTPLFQALIESRRNRREEWFQHAAGRIDISNVPLPVRTVPLRP
- a CDS encoding galactose mutarotase — translated: MNFPLRLALLSLLGLLNLGSAADRGSVQRLERSIFGHLPDGTAVDLFTLRNRQGCVARVMGYGATIVELSVPDRHGRMGNIVLGAPSLESYLKGFNAPASVIGRVANRIRGARFTLDGREYRLAANNGPNHIHGGNRGFASVVWKGKALPVRRHEASVEFGYLSRDGEEGYPGNLQVFVTYTLTDANEFRIDYRATTDKATPVNLTNHAYFNLAGRGDVFDHELWLSADTYTVTDEALIPTGEIRSVRGTPLDFTTPAKVGSRIRELPSHLKGYDHNFIIKPARGSLRLAGRVREASSGRVLEVRTTEPGLQIYTGNHLQNGAICLETQHYADSVNQPGFPSTILRPGKRLRSSTVFAFSAP
- a CDS encoding alkaline phosphatase, with amino-acid sequence MLNRRHFFGRGSVLAASAVGAPWIARSATEPARPGQRPRHIIHIVSDGMSAGTLSCADQLSLRLRGRGLTWLKLCNQPGSHLGLMETRSLNSLVTDSAAASSSWGSGVRVNNGTVNQSSKDKPLKTLYELFAQAGWKRGLVTTAEITHATPAGFATSVKKRGMATTIASQYLQREIDVLLGGGAKFFEASYRLDGKDLFGAFAKAGYRILRTPAELAVAPTDARWLGTFAASHLPYALDHIPDAKLRADVPTLATMTAAALRRLEKENHFILQVEGARIDHACHNNDAAAALHDQIALDEAIDACVEFQKRVPDTLLVLTTDHGNANLGLNGTGDSYADSSKVFQNLKEVKSSFVTLLRPLKRRTAEEPPEKELDEEAEKKKEAAKSATEKEREATRKKKEEENVATPTEIVELVQAATGYKMPYRKAELLRLHLSNAGEALYDVRKSDVSALGDVLSNHLGIGFTGTSHTSDHVPVLAVGPGAEHFHGFIKNTDVFRHYLGLAKIDFRNPDEPLVAGGPSATEVERHGDYQWV